A single region of the Xenopus laevis strain J_2021 chromosome 4L, Xenopus_laevis_v10.1, whole genome shotgun sequence genome encodes:
- the cacybp.L gene encoding calcyclin binding protein L homeolog isoform X2, translating to MRGRGHHWWEGMDLERGVLLDVTSRCGRFHWHCSASECASQCPCAWPRYGIRSARGWDQSDKFVKIYITLKGVQNISADNLQVHFSERSFELLVNDLNGKNHTMTVNNLLKPISPEGSTKKVKTDTVLIMCRKKSEQKWEFLTQVEKQTKEKEKPPLDTDGDPSAGLMNVLKKIYDEGDDEMKRTLNKAWVESREKQMKGDQEF from the exons ATGCGTGGGCGGGGCCATCACTGGTGGGAAGGTATGGACTTGGAAAGGGGTGTTTTGCTTGACGTCACTAGTCGTTGCGGAAGGTTCCACTGGCATTGTAGTGCCAGTGAGTGTGCATCACAGTGTCCGTGCGCCTGGCCAAGATATGGAATCCGTTCTGCAAGAG GGTGGGATCAATCTGACAAGTTTGTTAAAATCTATATTACTCTAAAGGGAGTGCAGAATATTTCTGCTGATAATTTGCAAGTCCATTTCTCAGAGAG GTCATTTGAATTGTTAGTGAATGATCTCAATGGGAAAAATCACACCATGACTGTAAACAATTTACTAAAGCCCATTTCTCCAGAGGGTAGCACAAAAAAA GTGAAGACAGACACGGTGCTGATAATGTGTAGAAAGAAATCTGAACAGAAATGGGAATTTCTAACACAAGTTgagaaacaaacaaaagaaaaaga aaaACCACCATTAGACACAGATGGAGACCCAAGTGCAGGGTTAATGAATGTCTTGAAGAAGATATATGATGAAGGAGATGATGAAATGAAGAGAACACTTAACAAAGCTTGGGTGGAATCAcgagaaaaacaaatgaaaggcGATCAGGAATTCTGA
- the cacybp.L gene encoding calcyclin binding protein L homeolog (The RefSeq protein has 1 substitution compared to this genomic sequence) has translation METQKPSAIVPPMTSTYTVKINNYGWDQSDKFVKIYITLKGVQNISADNLQVHFSERSFELLVNDLNGKNHTMTVNNLLKPISPEGSTKKVKTDTVLIMCRKKSEQKWEFLTQVEKQTKEKEKPPLDTDGDPSAGLMNVLKKIYDEGDDEMKRTLNKAWGESREKQMKGDQEF, from the exons ATGGAAACCCAGAAACCATCAGCCATTGTTCCTCCAATGACTAGCACATACACAGTCAAGATAAACAACTATg GGTGGGATCAATCTGACAAGTTTGTTAAAATCTATATTACTCTAAAGGGAGTGCAGAATATTTCTGCTGATAATTTGCAAGTCCATTTCTCAGAGAG GTCATTTGAATTGTTAGTGAATGATCTCAATGGGAAAAATCACACCATGACTGTAAACAATTTACTAAAGCCCATTTCTCCAGAGGGTAGCACAAAAAAA GTGAAGACAGACACGGTGCTGATAATGTGTAGAAAGAAATCTGAACAGAAATGGGAATTTCTAACACAAGTTgagaaacaaacaaaagaaaaaga aaaACCACCATTAGACACAGATGGAGACCCAAGTGCAGGGTTAATGAATGTCTTGAAGAAGATATATGATGAAGGAGATGATGAAATGAAGAGAACACTTAACAAAGCTTGGGTGGAATCAcgagaaaaacaaatgaaaggcGATCAGGAATTCTGA
- the cacybp.L gene encoding calcyclin binding protein L homeolog isoform X1, translated as MESVLQELQKDLEEVKQLLEKATRKHVRDVLFVEQRKLETEISTKQQQQAGESMETQKPSAIVPPMTSTYTVKINNYGWDQSDKFVKIYITLKGVQNISADNLQVHFSERSFELLVNDLNGKNHTMTVNNLLKPISPEGSTKKVKTDTVLIMCRKKSEQKWEFLTQVEKQTKEKEKPPLDTDGDPSAGLMNVLKKIYDEGDDEMKRTLNKAWVESREKQMKGDQEF; from the exons ATGGAATCCGTTCTGCAAGAG CTTCAGAAAGACTTGGAAGAGGTGAAGCAGCTGCTTGAGAAAGCCACAAGGAAACATGTGCGTGATGTGTTGTTTGTGGAACAGCGTAAGCTGGAGACAGAAATATCTACCAAACAGCAGCAACAAGCAGGGGAATCTATGGAAACCCAGAAACCATCAGCCATTGTTCCTCCAATGACTAGCACATACACAGTCAAGATAAACAACTATg GGTGGGATCAATCTGACAAGTTTGTTAAAATCTATATTACTCTAAAGGGAGTGCAGAATATTTCTGCTGATAATTTGCAAGTCCATTTCTCAGAGAG GTCATTTGAATTGTTAGTGAATGATCTCAATGGGAAAAATCACACCATGACTGTAAACAATTTACTAAAGCCCATTTCTCCAGAGGGTAGCACAAAAAAA GTGAAGACAGACACGGTGCTGATAATGTGTAGAAAGAAATCTGAACAGAAATGGGAATTTCTAACACAAGTTgagaaacaaacaaaagaaaaaga aaaACCACCATTAGACACAGATGGAGACCCAAGTGCAGGGTTAATGAATGTCTTGAAGAAGATATATGATGAAGGAGATGATGAAATGAAGAGAACACTTAACAAAGCTTGGGTGGAATCAcgagaaaaacaaatgaaaggcGATCAGGAATTCTGA